From a region of the Rhipicephalus microplus isolate Deutch F79 chromosome X, USDA_Rmic, whole genome shotgun sequence genome:
- the LOC119162094 gene encoding uncharacterized protein LOC119162094: protein MAFQRNATFDSLRRTPLVFALAHRVFTGLLLHGISLGYTVFDIFIKLPFAEKKVGQLFLGPLDGSELVLESATLSKGVSQRVRFDAASLSGTPPPRVALASQYFAWEIKLRQSCKMADKPDPSPDFSRKEVLKKRTDLCMNLLENRRASFERWPLTSSDCLCTPEKMAEAGFYFCATKEERDLVRCYVCFKEYMAWNPNEDPFQEHARSTNCAFVRMGKKAEELTVKDVLDLEKERAKNRARLLAEMYYAELDDAKRKVMEELDKLQHKKQ, encoded by the exons ATGGCGTTTCAAAGAAACGCCACTTTCGATTCACTCAGGCGAACGCCTCTAGTTTTTGCTCTTGCTCACCGGGTTTTTACAGGGTTATTACTGCATGGCATTTCTCTTGGATATACAGTGTTTGATATCTTCATAAAACTTccctttgcagaaaaaaaagtcggCCAGTTATTCCTCGGACCCCTAGACGGCTCAGAGTTGGTCCTCGAAAGTGCGACGCTGAGCAAAGGAGTCTCGCAGCGCGTTCGGTTCGACGCTGCGTCTCTGTCTGGAACCCCACCTCCAAGGGTTGCTCTGGCATCGCAATACTTTGCTTGGGAAATCAAGCT GCGCCAAAGTTGCAAAATGGCGGACAAGCCTGACCCATCCCCAGACTTCTCCAGGAAGGAAGTGCTCAAGAAGCGCACAGACCTATGCATGAACCTTCTCGAAAATCGACGGGCCAGCTTCGAGCGATGGCCATTAACCAGTTCGGATTGCCTCTGTACACCAGAGAAGATGGCGGAAGCCGGTTTCTACTTCTGCGCTACAAAGGAGGAACGAGACCTTGTGCGCTGTTACGTATGTTTCAAAGAATACATGGCTTGGAACCCGAATGAGGATCCATTCCAGGAGCACGCCCGCTCGACAAATTGTGCATTTGTTCGTATGGGAAAGAAGGCAGAAGAGCTGACAGTGAAGGACGTGTTGGACTTGGAAAAGGAACGAGCCAAGAACAGGGCGCGCTTGCTGGCGGAAATGTATTACGCCGAATTGGACGATGCGAAGCGCAAAGTCATGGAAGAATTGGACAAGCTTCAGCACAAGAAGCAATGA